In Methanobrevibacter sp., one DNA window encodes the following:
- the tmk gene encoding dTMP kinase, with amino-acid sequence MYIVLEGIDGAGKSTQIKLLKEWLESNGLKVETVVEPTDMEVGKLIRELLTRSDATSDTMQKTLGLLFAADRLILMDKIKQLENDNVVVISDRSFYSSLSYQEPQDWINEINKYAKIPDLVLLLDLDVKKSVERCDGTDEFENEEFLTGVKQNYLDLAKSNENFKIIDANNGPNKVSSDIKKAVAPLFDICKDCIL; translated from the coding sequence ATGTATATTGTATTGGAAGGAATAGATGGTGCTGGAAAATCAACTCAGATAAAATTATTGAAGGAATGGTTGGAGAGCAATGGTCTGAAGGTTGAGACAGTTGTTGAACCGACTGACATGGAAGTCGGAAAGCTTATTCGCGAGCTATTGACTCGCTCTGATGCTACAAGCGACACCATGCAAAAAACATTAGGTCTTTTGTTTGCAGCGGACAGACTTATTTTAATGGATAAAATCAAACAGCTAGAGAATGACAATGTTGTAGTAATCAGTGACAGATCCTTCTATTCAAGCTTATCATATCAAGAGCCGCAGGATTGGATTAATGAGATAAACAAATATGCCAAAATTCCGGATTTGGTCTTGCTCTTGGATTTGGACGTTAAGAAATCAGTTGAAAGATGTGATGGAACTGATGAATTTGAAAATGAAGAGTTCCTGACTGGAGTAAAACAGAATTACTTGGATTTGGCCAAATCCAATGAAAACTTCAAGATAATTGATGCAAATAATGGTCCGAATAAGGTATCTTCCGATATAAAAAAAGCTGTAGCTCCATTATTTGATATCTGTAAGGATTGTATCTTATAA
- a CDS encoding U32 family peptidase translates to MTLPELLAPAGDYEILVTAINAGADAVYISGERFGARAFAKNFTLEEIEKSVEYAHLNGAKIHVTVNTLINNFEVVDVVKYLFYLYKVGVDAVIVQDLGIIELIKNLIPGLEVHASTQMTLSDYDCILWAVENNVSRIVLPREISVDKIAEMSRKMQESNISMELEAFGHGALCYCFSGNCYISSYNSGRSGNRGACAQPCRKQYKLKYKNYNVGNGYLLSTHDLAVYKGLDEIEKAGVFSLKLEGRMKSADYVGTITNAYRHLIDGDEGDYDKDLSLVFNRQFTDGYILNQKPGQVLGRESSGHEGVYIGKIIEKEGDLITISKENEEFKINLDIGDGIGFKYKDKIKGIYIDNIKEQTDDYIKLETTRNVREGDKVLLSYSKSTHDNLKKFKNETIRQNIPLDLDIKWTDDLRLNIGAKFKIVEKGINNENKEEEFSFRYISKTRFEPAQKRPVSIEDIEKQMLKTGSTSFYINNLTINDMPENSFIPIGKLNKIRRNVLDEATELLLNYYKPDKKEIRATNKAISQFIKEYKTYSEIPVRNEKLKLSIFADNLELLKMTSKLPIHKYFFDPSFSYNSQEEYFENIKDVLKEAYSIVYKGKENKDDKLVLVLSSFISDEEIERISKIIDELEEENIRIPIMYDTPGIAKSFKNKVYGNHNLNVWNSYNVKNLSDSGFKSVILSSELSHTEIKELVSKYQFIRTDDEDLDLNIIIQGNLEVMSSKDDFSNLNDGKDFIIKDSSDYAILEDQKRKKFKYKVVFDYNRHSHFINKDCLCLIDEVELIKDTGVNSVIIDCRFSSPQYSSTIISLYSQALKEDNIYDLNLLKEQIENITLSRLNKGNFINGRIHEKSC, encoded by the coding sequence ATGACATTACCTGAATTATTGGCACCTGCAGGGGACTATGAGATACTGGTTACAGCAATCAATGCAGGGGCCGATGCAGTTTACATATCTGGAGAAAGGTTTGGGGCAAGGGCATTTGCCAAGAACTTCACTTTAGAGGAAATTGAAAAGAGTGTGGAATATGCTCACTTGAATGGGGCAAAGATACATGTGACCGTTAACACCCTAATAAACAACTTTGAAGTTGTGGATGTTGTGAAATACTTATTCTATCTATACAAAGTAGGGGTTGATGCGGTTATTGTGCAGGATTTGGGAATCATTGAACTGATTAAAAACCTCATCCCAGGCCTTGAAGTCCATGCTTCCACACAAATGACATTAAGCGATTATGATTGTATCTTATGGGCTGTTGAAAACAATGTCTCCAGAATAGTCCTGCCACGTGAAATCAGCGTTGACAAAATAGCTGAAATGTCAAGAAAAATGCAGGAATCAAACATAAGCATGGAACTTGAAGCATTTGGACATGGGGCACTTTGCTATTGCTTCAGCGGAAACTGCTATATCTCATCATACAACAGCGGCCGCAGCGGAAACAGAGGAGCATGCGCACAGCCTTGCCGTAAGCAATACAAACTGAAATACAAAAACTACAATGTTGGAAACGGATACCTGCTCTCAACCCATGACCTTGCAGTCTACAAAGGATTGGATGAAATAGAAAAAGCAGGAGTGTTCTCCCTCAAGCTTGAAGGTCGTATGAAATCTGCAGATTATGTGGGAACAATCACAAATGCATACAGGCACTTGATCGACGGGGATGAGGGAGACTATGACAAGGACTTGAGCCTTGTATTCAACAGACAATTTACAGACGGCTATATCCTCAACCAGAAGCCAGGACAGGTTTTAGGAAGGGAAAGCTCCGGACACGAAGGAGTCTACATCGGAAAGATCATAGAAAAGGAAGGAGACCTAATCACTATCTCTAAGGAAAACGAGGAATTCAAGATAAACCTTGACATTGGAGATGGAATCGGATTCAAATACAAGGATAAGATCAAGGGAATCTATATCGACAACATCAAGGAACAGACCGATGACTACATCAAGCTTGAAACAACAAGAAACGTCAGAGAAGGAGATAAGGTTCTTTTAAGCTATTCCAAATCAACTCATGACAATCTCAAGAAGTTCAAGAACGAAACAATAAGACAGAACATCCCTCTGGATTTGGATATAAAATGGACCGATGACTTAAGACTGAACATTGGCGCCAAATTCAAGATTGTGGAAAAGGGAATCAACAACGAAAACAAGGAAGAGGAATTTAGTTTCAGATACATTTCCAAAACCAGATTCGAACCGGCCCAAAAAAGACCTGTAAGCATTGAAGACATTGAAAAGCAAATGCTTAAAACCGGTTCAACATCATTCTACATCAATAACCTGACAATAAATGACATGCCTGAAAACAGCTTTATTCCAATTGGAAAGCTTAATAAGATAAGACGTAATGTTCTTGATGAAGCTACTGAACTCTTATTGAATTACTACAAGCCAGACAAGAAGGAAATCAGGGCAACCAACAAAGCAATTAGCCAATTCATAAAAGAGTATAAGACTTATAGTGAGATTCCAGTCAGAAATGAAAAGCTGAAACTTTCAATATTCGCAGACAATCTGGAACTCTTGAAAATGACTTCCAAATTGCCAATACACAAGTATTTCTTCGACCCTTCCTTCTCATACAACAGTCAAGAGGAATACTTTGAAAACATTAAGGACGTCTTGAAAGAGGCTTATTCCATCGTTTACAAAGGAAAGGAAAATAAAGATGACAAGCTGGTCTTGGTCCTATCATCATTCATCAGCGATGAGGAAATAGAAAGGATAAGCAAAATCATAGATGAACTGGAAGAGGAGAATATAAGAATTCCAATCATGTATGACACACCAGGAATAGCTAAAAGCTTCAAGAACAAGGTTTATGGAAATCATAACTTGAATGTCTGGAACAGCTATAATGTTAAGAACCTGTCAGATTCCGGATTCAAAAGCGTTATCCTATCCTCCGAATTGTCACACACAGAAATCAAGGAATTGGTATCAAAATATCAGTTTATCAGGACTGATGATGAAGATCTTGACTTGAACATCATCATTCAAGGAAACCTTGAAGTGATGAGCAGTAAGGATGATTTCTCAAACCTTAATGATGGAAAAGACTTCATAATCAAAGACTCTTCAGACTATGCAATACTTGAAGACCAGAAACGTAAGAAATTCAAATACAAAGTGGTATTCGATTACAATAGGCACAGCCATTTCATCAATAAGGACTGCTTATGCCTGATAGATGAAGTGGAACTGATCAAGGACACTGGAGTGAACTCTGTAATAATCGACTGCAGATTCTCATCTCCACAGTACAGTTCTACAATAATCTCACTCTATTCACAGGCATTGAAAGAGGACAACATTTATGACTTGAACTTATTGAAAGAACAAATTGAAAACATCACATTATCAAGATTGAACAAAGGAAACTTCATTAACGGACGAATACATGAAAAATCCTGCTAA
- a CDS encoding U32 family peptidase, translated as MKLPELLAPVGSAEHLKIAILSGANSIYLSGENFGARKYAENFTVPEIREAVKYAHLHNVKVYVTVNTLIKEGELEKVSNYLLELYKMGVDAVLIQDIGLVRIINENIPQLKIHASTQMNLHNIEGIRWASEHNIKRVVLPREMEINELKEIIDYAHPLGIEIEIFAHGALCYSYSGHCLISSMQGGRSGNRGTCAQPCRERYELNINKSKRINPKTEGDYLLSPRDLSLFEHLDEIVNLEVDSIKIEGRMRSNDYVATVVKNYRKRLNKLRYDKTSQALNRNIKELERKSKGKKGRSTDLKKLKDKENIERLKEEQKLENLESLEELELVFNREFTTGHLIPKNNPMIMNRKKPGHQGLYIGKIHRYNPQTEEIHILLKDNLINIPEKGDGILIENIPNLENNDNNDNTKDTKKSKTKQDKRAKRKEKRAEKEINPTDEINNIQTYGFDISSKPVLKDSKDRHWRKREKDKDIEGRLLVIKRVRENKRINFPLKKGSKVYLTKKNSLLNEVKDLPHKKENHYIKKSLLELYFRIDSDNYPHLKGNLKLDNGKVITLKVKGENPWEEAINKPISNETIRKQLLKIGDLPYYIEKITINNNKSLFSPISEINELRRTFFNRLEEEIIESYRPNEEYIRIAEENIRNLNEDLRKRIDLKSKANAEKYNLSAYINSLEILRELNKSESIFDRIYLEIPPNKDFEEISQNILENKSIQEHELNISYCVNFLKEAIEISRNQDYKLIWKLPDIAHKQTKESIIKIIGILKKMNLEIDIMTSLIGLHDSLKDKFNLNLYGNYPLNAYNIETVLEMDNFEVLCVSPEIYKKNIKDLMEDYYKELPKNNNTIPELEVLVHGNIESMITRKELISKKQLKLINKYKKKSRKGNANEYYIDSNEYYLRNRKDQHYPIKTNLNEDNIIILNSEELCLLDDIDYLKSIGISSFSIDARWKSLDYIRDIGKVYRELIDKKENDIEESRKAIAKHCPNLTKANFEKGLK; from the coding sequence ATGAAATTGCCTGAATTATTAGCACCTGTCGGTTCTGCGGAACATTTGAAGATAGCCATATTGTCCGGTGCAAACTCCATCTACCTGTCTGGAGAAAACTTCGGAGCAAGGAAATATGCTGAAAACTTCACAGTTCCGGAGATTAGGGAAGCAGTGAAATATGCCCATTTGCATAATGTGAAGGTCTATGTGACTGTAAACACATTGATCAAGGAAGGGGAATTGGAAAAGGTTAGCAATTACCTTCTCGAATTATACAAAATGGGTGTTGACGCAGTGCTCATTCAGGATATCGGCCTTGTAAGGATCATCAATGAAAACATCCCCCAACTTAAGATTCATGCTTCAACCCAAATGAACCTTCACAACATTGAAGGAATCAGATGGGCCTCCGAACATAATATAAAAAGGGTTGTTCTTCCAAGGGAAATGGAAATAAATGAACTTAAGGAAATCATTGACTATGCACATCCACTTGGAATTGAAATAGAGATATTCGCTCATGGAGCATTATGCTACAGCTATTCGGGACATTGCCTGATCTCTTCCATGCAAGGAGGAAGAAGTGGAAACAGAGGAACCTGCGCTCAGCCATGCAGGGAAAGGTATGAATTGAACATCAACAAGAGCAAAAGAATAAATCCAAAAACCGAAGGGGACTACCTCCTATCACCAAGGGATTTGTCATTATTCGAACATCTTGACGAGATAGTCAATCTTGAAGTGGACAGCATTAAGATAGAAGGCAGAATGAGAAGCAATGATTATGTTGCAACTGTTGTCAAAAACTATAGAAAAAGACTTAACAAATTAAGATATGACAAGACAAGCCAAGCATTGAACAGGAATATCAAAGAGCTGGAAAGAAAGAGCAAAGGGAAAAAGGGAAGAAGCACTGACTTGAAAAAGCTAAAGGATAAGGAAAACATTGAAAGACTTAAAGAAGAGCAGAAATTGGAAAATCTGGAATCCCTTGAAGAGCTTGAATTGGTCTTCAATAGGGAATTTACAACTGGACATCTCATTCCTAAAAACAATCCCATGATCATGAACAGGAAAAAGCCAGGGCATCAAGGATTGTACATCGGAAAGATACACAGATACAATCCTCAAACTGAAGAGATCCATATCCTTCTAAAGGATAATCTCATAAACATCCCAGAAAAGGGGGACGGAATATTAATTGAAAATATTCCTAATTTGGAAAATAACGACAATAATGATAATACTAAGGATACTAAAAAATCAAAGACAAAACAGGATAAAAGAGCCAAAAGAAAAGAGAAAAGAGCTGAAAAGGAAATCAATCCAACTGATGAAATCAATAACATCCAAACCTATGGATTCGACATATCCTCAAAGCCTGTATTGAAGGACTCCAAAGACAGGCATTGGAGAAAAAGGGAAAAGGACAAGGACATTGAAGGAAGATTGTTGGTCATCAAAAGGGTTAGAGAAAACAAGAGAATCAATTTCCCACTTAAAAAAGGCTCAAAAGTCTACCTGACAAAGAAAAACTCATTGTTGAATGAAGTGAAGGACCTTCCACATAAAAAGGAAAATCATTACATCAAAAAATCATTATTGGAACTTTACTTTAGAATAGACAGTGACAATTACCCTCATTTGAAGGGAAATCTCAAATTGGACAATGGCAAGGTAATCACCCTCAAGGTAAAAGGAGAAAATCCTTGGGAGGAAGCGATAAATAAGCCAATTTCCAACGAAACAATCAGAAAGCAATTGCTGAAGATTGGAGATTTGCCTTACTATATTGAAAAGATTACAATCAACAATAACAAAAGCCTATTCTCTCCGATAAGTGAAATCAATGAGCTGAGAAGAACTTTCTTCAACAGACTTGAAGAGGAAATCATTGAAAGTTACAGGCCAAATGAAGAGTACATAAGAATAGCTGAAGAGAATATAAGGAACTTGAATGAGGATTTAAGAAAAAGAATAGACTTGAAATCAAAGGCAAATGCTGAAAAATATAACTTATCAGCATACATAAATAGCTTGGAAATATTAAGGGAACTTAATAAAAGCGAATCCATTTTTGATAGAATCTATTTGGAAATACCTCCAAACAAGGACTTTGAGGAAATCAGCCAGAACATCTTAGAAAACAAATCCATTCAAGAGCATGAACTTAACATCAGCTATTGCGTCAATTTCTTAAAGGAAGCTATTGAAATTTCAAGGAATCAGGATTATAAACTGATCTGGAAACTTCCAGATATCGCTCATAAGCAAACAAAGGAATCCATAATAAAGATCATAGGCATTCTTAAGAAAATGAATCTGGAGATTGACATAATGACTAGCTTAATTGGACTCCACGATTCATTAAAGGATAAGTTCAATCTCAATCTTTATGGAAATTATCCATTGAATGCATATAATATAGAGACAGTATTGGAGATGGATAATTTTGAAGTCTTATGTGTATCTCCGGAGATATATAAGAAAAACATCAAGGATTTGATGGAGGATTACTATAAGGAACTACCAAAAAATAACAATACTATTCCAGAATTAGAGGTATTGGTTCATGGAAACATAGAATCCATGATAACAAGAAAGGAACTTATTTCCAAAAAGCAATTAAAGCTTATCAATAAATACAAAAAGAAATCAAGAAAGGGAAATGCAAATGAATACTATATTGACTCAAATGAATACTATTTGAGAAATAGAAAAGATCAGCATTATCCAATCAAAACCAATTTGAATGAAGACAATATAATCATACTAAATTCAGAGGAACTTTGCTTGCTTGATGATATAGACTATTTGAAATCAATAGGAATCTCCAGCTTTTCAATTGATGCAAGATGGAAATCCTTAGACTACATCAGAGACATTGGAAAGGTTTACAGAGAGCTTATTGACAAGAAGGAAAATGATATTGAAGAATCCAGAAAAGCAATAGCTAAACATTGTCCTAATCTAACTAAAGCCAATTTTGAAAAAGGGTTGAAATAA
- a CDS encoding endonuclease MutS2, with the protein MEGAQLQNIKGIGDKLSQKIINELGGEEELNQVIENLDLERLINIDGISQRKAIEIMNQLIGNPAQKFLKSDRAVQLYEEIIDKVLSYSNTSYSKNRILLLAPIKDEEIINERLDFVMNAKEKVSNLPIYDLDKLMRNLHEPKIAKANYDASKAILVESHEDADYLMDLGLNKYYTIMTASDSPFLQEELRGYELIFYIYTEGFLDFGDMPNLIMINKDAPTYQLVPEVILDYFNENRDLFERVSKIKTILGEETVLNDIGPILDELDNYKTKDVDLDEIVNIEKRYIDQELERKIQNIDLEGDEVLGLLNNTLPAKIEEIFNEILSKSKETIKAESGIDFDPFIKKYPIEIDDMEMERVKMEILSNTENNYFDKKITAAEQLASIKEDAEREVAEIIRFDYEYALGCFAYLYDLNKPEFANEYDLHQALHLNLCLRERTNPEDIQRVDYRLNEEENIALLTGANSGGKTTLLETISQIAILAQMGLPVPAKSAKIKLLDEIYHFSKKRSLDAGAFESFLNVFMPIVTSDSEKLVLLDELEGITELEAAVKIISSFIEMIEESNSFAIIVTHMANELMKYTDIRVDGIEATGLDENYNLIVDRTPKMNYLAKSTPELIIKRMYNNSPPELKKVYGRILEKF; encoded by the coding sequence ATGGAAGGAGCACAATTACAGAACATAAAGGGAATTGGAGATAAATTATCTCAAAAGATCATAAATGAATTGGGAGGAGAAGAGGAACTGAACCAGGTCATTGAAAACCTTGACCTCGAGAGACTGATCAATATTGATGGAATCAGCCAAAGAAAGGCCATTGAAATCATGAATCAATTGATTGGAAACCCTGCCCAGAAATTCCTGAAAAGCGATAGGGCAGTCCAACTCTATGAAGAGATCATAGATAAAGTGCTAAGCTATTCAAACACCTCATACTCCAAGAATAGGATTTTGCTCCTTGCTCCTATAAAGGATGAGGAAATCATCAATGAAAGATTGGATTTTGTAATGAATGCCAAAGAGAAAGTCAGCAATCTGCCGATATATGACCTGGATAAATTGATGAGAAACCTTCATGAACCTAAAATCGCCAAGGCAAATTACGATGCAAGCAAGGCAATTCTTGTGGAAAGCCATGAAGATGCAGACTATCTGATGGATCTGGGCCTGAACAAATATTACACCATTATGACAGCATCTGACTCCCCATTCCTCCAAGAGGAATTAAGGGGATACGAACTGATATTTTACATCTACACTGAAGGGTTCCTTGACTTTGGAGACATGCCTAATCTTATCATGATAAACAAGGATGCTCCTACCTATCAGCTTGTTCCTGAAGTCATCTTGGATTACTTCAATGAGAACAGGGATCTCTTTGAAAGAGTCTCTAAAATAAAAACCATTCTTGGTGAGGAAACTGTCTTGAATGACATTGGCCCTATACTTGATGAACTTGATAACTACAAGACCAAAGATGTGGATTTGGATGAAATTGTTAATATTGAAAAGAGATATATAGACCAAGAGTTGGAAAGGAAGATTCAAAACATAGACCTTGAAGGAGATGAAGTTCTCGGTTTATTAAACAATACTTTACCTGCAAAAATAGAAGAAATATTTAACGAAATTTTAAGTAAATCAAAGGAAACAATCAAGGCAGAAAGTGGTATTGATTTCGACCCATTCATAAAGAAATATCCTATCGAAATTGATGACATGGAAATGGAAAGGGTGAAGATGGAAATTCTCTCCAACACTGAGAATAATTATTTTGACAAGAAGATCACTGCTGCAGAACAATTGGCTTCAATCAAGGAAGATGCTGAAAGGGAAGTTGCAGAAATAATCAGGTTTGACTATGAATATGCATTAGGCTGCTTTGCCTATCTTTATGACTTGAACAAGCCTGAGTTCGCCAATGAATATGACCTTCATCAGGCATTGCACCTGAACCTATGCCTAAGGGAAAGAACAAACCCAGAGGATATTCAAAGAGTGGATTACAGATTGAATGAGGAGGAAAACATTGCACTCTTAACTGGAGCAAACAGCGGAGGTAAGACAACCTTGCTTGAAACAATCAGCCAAATAGCTATCCTTGCACAAATGGGATTGCCTGTTCCAGCCAAATCCGCTAAGATAAAATTGTTGGATGAAATTTATCACTTTTCCAAAAAGAGATCATTGGATGCAGGAGCATTCGAATCATTCCTGAATGTATTCATGCCGATAGTTACAAGCGACTCAGAAAAATTGGTTCTATTGGATGAACTTGAAGGAATCACAGAACTCGAAGCAGCTGTAAAGATCATTTCCAGCTTCATTGAAATGATTGAGGAAAGCAATTCCTTTGCAATCATCGTAACACATATGGCAAATGAGCTGATGAAATATACAGATATTCGTGTAGATGGAATCGAAGCGACAGGACTTGATGAAAACTACAATTTGATTGTGGACAGGACACCTAAGATGAATTATCTTGCAAAGAGTACACCAGAACTGATCATAAAAAGAATGTACAACAATTCACCGCCTGAACTTAAAAAGGTATATGGCAGAATCTTGGAAAAGTTTTAA